The DNA segment ATGGAGTCGGGCACTGCCTTTCTTGTCCTCATAACGAGAGCTACCATGCCCTCCGTTTTCACATAGCGCCGGATGTTATCCATGAACTCCTGCCTCGTGTATCCGTTTCCTTCAATATAGGCATCGTACATGATATCGTCATGGCTGTCCCTTGCAAGCTCCATGATCTTCACTGCTGTTTCCACGGGAAGGCGGCATGTGTCAAGAATCCTGTCTTCTTTCAGGTCAGCCACCACCGCACCGTTGGTCGCAATCACATAGCGCACCCCCGGCAGCGTCTTCAAGGTCTCCGGAATTCCCTTCACTGTGCGGCCGGTGGCCGGGACAATCTCAATTCCATGCTCCGCGCACTTCCTTAGCATGGCCATGTTCTCCTCGGGCACCTTCTTTTCCTCATCCAGAAGCGTCCCGTCGAGATCCGTGGCAATCAGTCTGATATCCATAAGCGTATTCCCTTTCGCTCTAACCAGAGAAAGCTGCCGCAATCCATGCAGCAGCTCTCCTTATGTAATGTAACCATTTAATCGAAGAAATTATCTTCATGAAGGATCAAGAGCCCCTCTTTATCGTACTTCGGAGAGAACAAGCCCGTAATTTTCTTTCCGAGAGACGGTTTTTCTGCCTTATCGGCCGCCTCCTCGATCAGATCCACGGCTTCCCTTTTCGTGAGCGGGATGCCGTCTTCTTCCATCATTTCAATCCGCTCATAAAGGGCCAGAAGGCTCTTGCCTGTTATGCTGCAATCAATCTCCGACGCATATTTGCAGCAATACTGTGCAAATTCATCGAGATCCATCTCTGTTTCATCGTCGAAGTCGCCAGGCACCACATCCTCCGCCGGTTCGCGGTCTCTCTGGTAATCCTCTTCTCTCTCGAGGTCATCTTCCTCATCCGTTACGGCCGGCTCCTCTAACTCCCGGCCCGGCATGGCGGCGCGCTTCGGCCGTTTTTCCTCAGCCGGTTCCTCTTTGACAGCCTTTCTCCGCACCGGAATTTCTTCTTCCTCGTCTTCCTCTGCGCTGGCCTTTTTTGCAGGCGGCGTCTGACGGACAGCGGCCGGTTTCTCCGGACGGCTCTCCTCCGTCTCCTGCTTCGGCGCCGGCTTCACGACTTCCTTTGCGATGTTCTCCTGGGTCTCCGTTTCCTTTTTAAGCGCCTCTTCCACGGCTGCTTCCGTTAAAATCTGCTCCTGGGCACGGCTGTCGGCGCCGATATACTGGAACTTGCTGGCCAGGGACGCGTTATGTCCATGGAGATATTCCAGATTCTTCGGCGTGTCGATAAGAACCACAATCATGCCGGACTTATCCCGCTCCATCAGCTCATCCAGCTCGTTCTGGACAGCGTCTGTCAGGTCAGCCGCATGCTCGATGATGAGATCCTTTCCGGCCAGCTTTTCCGCCACCTGGCTGATTCCGCGCTTATTTAACTTCTCGCTGCTGATTTTCGCAACAGGATTCTTGTAGCCAAGCTCCCTGTGGATCTGTTTCAACGCTTCTAAGGCCAGGGAAAGTCCGCGTTCCTCCGAGGCCGCCTCAATCATCAGGTTGTTGACATCCAGAGCTTCGTCCAACGACTCCACCTCCAGATCCTCTTCCGGCGCAGCCACATGAATCCCTTTCCGGACGGAACGCTCCCTGTCAATCTCCGCCTGCTTTCTGGCACGGCGCTCTTCTTCGGCGCGGCGGGCGGCCTCCCGCTCTTCCTCCATGCGGCGCAGCGCTTCTTCTTCCATTTCTTCCCGCTCCTTTGCGGCGCGGATAGCCTCACGCTGTCTTTCGATCTCGCGCACTTCCTCCTGGTCGCGCTCTGCGGCCACCTCCAGCACGCGCTTTGTCGGCTTAATGTCCCGGATGGATTTAATATCTGCTAGCGGCCTTGTGGCATCCATATCGTCCTCCACCTCGGCTGTCCTCATGTCATCCTCAGAAATTTTGGACATCTCCCGTGCAAGCTTTTCCGTCTGGACATCCTCATGAACCTTCATCACAAGCTCGTCCTCGGATGCCTTCCTCGCCTGGCTCCTGGTTTCCTCGTACTCGTCAAATTCCGGGCCGGCACCGCTGTACTCTTCCTCGACGGCCCGCAGCTTTGCCTCATATTTGTCGCGGTTTTCCACAAGATCCATCTGATACTTGTTGAGCGGCGCATACTGGAGCTTCAAATCCATGGCCTTGTCTACATACTTTCCAAGGCCGAACAGCAGCATGATTTTATCGCAGGTACGGACGCATGCGTCCTCCATTCCTGCCGCATGATACAGCTCCGCCAGCTCATAAATCCATTTTTCTTCCACCTCAGTGGCTGTATATGTTTCCAGCGCACGGATGAGCTGATCCACCGGCGCATCCTTCGCTTTCAGGATGAGGTACCGTAAAAGGTACTGCCTGGAGTCCTCCGGCGCCAGGTCGCAGAACTCTCTGTAATAGGCCTCCGCCTCCGAAACATTGCCTTCCTTTAACGCCAGATCCGCCAGTTTATAGAGAAGCCGCTTTCCGATGGGCGCGCGCTCAAAGGCCAGGAGAAGAATGTCCTTCGCCTCCTGGTATTCCTCGTTTTTCTCGTATATCTGTGCAATCATGGAGAGCAGGCTCGCGTTCCGCACGCGGCGCCAGTCGATGGTATCGGCAATTTTCATCGCCGTATCATAGTCTCCCCGGTTTACCAGTTTCTTAATCTGTTCAACCTTGATGTTAAACTCGTACTTATCCATTTCTTTCGCATCTCCTACTTTTTAGAGCTCTACCCGGCCTTCCAGCGCACGCAGAAGCGTCACCTCGTCGATGTACTCCAGATCGCCGCCGACCGGGACGCCGCTTGCGATACGCGT comes from the Eubacteriaceae bacterium Marseille-Q4139 genome and includes:
- a CDS encoding HAD family hydrolase, with translation MDIRLIATDLDGTLLDEEKKVPEENMAMLRKCAEHGIEIVPATGRTVKGIPETLKTLPGVRYVIATNGAVVADLKEDRILDTCRLPVETAVKIMELARDSHDDIMYDAYIEGNGYTRQEFMDNIRRYVKTEGMVALVMRTRKAVPDSIAYVKEQGKPVDKINLYFADMDARARMRETLKGIKGILVSSSIPNNLEINAEGADKGSALLRLAELLHIKREETMAFGDGENDISMIAMAGIGVAMENGVDQVRAAADHVTGTNEEAGVAAAIRKFVFPPAMENGRTERTGKE